AGTATTTGCAGAAATACAAAGTTCCATCAATTACATTTGGGGATTTGTTGCAAAGCCTGAAAAAAGTGTTATCCGAATGGTTAAAAATCGCTTGCTTTCCTTTGCTATGATTGCTTCTGTTGGTTTTTTGTTATTGGTGAGTTTGCTCATTAATTCACTGGCTAGCATTTTATACGATTATTTAGCTGAGTTTTTTGCGGAATCAACAATTTACCTGGTTAAGGTTTTAAATAATGCCATTGTCTTTGTTTTAATCACCTTTTTATTTGCTCTTATTTTTAAAACATTGCCCAACGGTATTATACGGTTAAAAGATGCTTTTGTAGGGGCAGCCTTTACGGCGGTGTTATTTATGATCGGAAAATGGGGGATTGGAATCTATTTAGGAACAACTGCTACCTCTTCTTTATATGGTGCTGCGGGGTCAATTATTGTCATGTTGATGTGGGTGTATTATTCTGCAATGATTTTGTATTTTGGGGCAGAATTTACCAAAAACTATGCATTGTTATTCGGTGAGCGAATCAGACCAGGGCAATTTTCTTTAGAAATTGATAAAAATGCTATCAAAACAGTTGAAGAACAGAAAGTTTAGGTAGCAAAAAAACGATAATTACAAATTTTTATCATTTTTATTTTAGTTTAAATAGTAGTATTTTAGCACAAATTCCAACAAATTATATGCAAAATCAAAATCAGTATACTGAAGACAATATTCGTTCTTTAGATTGGAAGGAACATATCCGTATGCGTCCGGGTATGTATATCGGTAAGCTTGGTGA
The window above is part of the Myroides odoratus DSM 2801 genome. Proteins encoded here:
- a CDS encoding YihY/virulence factor BrkB family protein, with product MIHIPFKKIGTLLKDSVMDFLDDRATKFSAALSYYTIFALPPLIILIISASGFFIEEKDVSAFFYQQVSDLVGPNTAREVENAMNNVTLNRSGVLPTVIGVAMLLFSASGVFAEIQSSINYIWGFVAKPEKSVIRMVKNRLLSFAMIASVGFLLLVSLLINSLASILYDYLAEFFAESTIYLVKVLNNAIVFVLITFLFALIFKTLPNGIIRLKDAFVGAAFTAVLFMIGKWGIGIYLGTTATSSLYGAAGSIIVMLMWVYYSAMILYFGAEFTKNYALLFGERIRPGQFSLEIDKNAIKTVEEQKV